In a genomic window of Candidatus Beckwithbacteria bacterium:
- the gap gene encoding type I glyceraldehyde-3-phosphate dehydrogenase translates to MMRIAINGFGRIGRLALRAALMKHKKEIEVVAINTSGNMDTSGWAQLFEYDSTYRKYKGKVSSDKNNLIIDGITIPVLAEPDPKKLPWGKLGVDLVLECTGEFRRPEQAEEHLQAGAKKVLVSAPPKGGSLPIYIVGVNADKKGDDKIFSNASCTTNSVVPVAQVMLKEFGIVKAAMTTIHAYTSDQRLLDNSHKDLRRARAAGVNIIPTSTGAADAVNVVLPELTGIFDGMAIRVPVVTGSLTDFTFLVKRKVTREEVNQALVKASQTELKNILGVTNKPIVSSDVIGCEYSSLVDLEMTKVIDGDLVKILAWYDNEWGYVLRMLELILQ, encoded by the coding sequence ATGATGCGGATTGCGATTAATGGGTTTGGGAGGATTGGCAGATTGGCTTTAAGGGCGGCATTAATGAAGCATAAAAAAGAAATTGAAGTGGTAGCGATTAATACGTCCGGGAATATGGATACTAGCGGTTGGGCGCAGCTATTTGAGTATGACTCAACTTATCGAAAATATAAAGGAAAAGTGAGTTCTGATAAAAATAATTTAATTATTGATGGGATAACAATTCCGGTGTTGGCAGAACCAGACCCGAAAAAATTACCCTGGGGGAAATTAGGGGTAGATTTAGTGTTGGAGTGTACCGGTGAGTTTAGGCGGCCGGAACAAGCAGAAGAGCATTTGCAAGCTGGTGCTAAAAAAGTGTTGGTGTCAGCTCCGCCCAAAGGCGGCAGCTTACCGATTTATATCGTGGGGGTGAATGCAGATAAAAAAGGCGATGATAAGATTTTTTCCAATGCTTCATGTACCACTAATAGTGTGGTGCCGGTGGCGCAGGTGATGTTAAAAGAGTTTGGGATAGTTAAAGCGGCAATGACAACGATTCACGCTTATACTTCTGACCAGAGGTTATTAGATAATTCCCATAAGGATTTAAGGCGAGCGAGAGCAGCGGGTGTCAACATTATTCCAACCTCCACGGGCGCAGCTGACGCGGTCAATGTGGTTTTACCGGAACTTACGGGAATTTTCGACGGGATGGCGATTAGAGTACCCGTCGTAACCGGTTCGCTAACCGATTTTACTTTTTTAGTCAAAAGAAAGGTAACCAGAGAAGAGGTTAACCAGGCATTAGTTAAAGCGAGCCAGACGGAGCTAAAAAATATTTTAGGAGTAACCAATAAGCCAATTGTGTCTTCCGATGTGATTGGGTGTGAGTATTCCTCATTGGTGGATCTGGAAATGACGAAGGTAATTGACGGCGACTTGGTGAAGATTTTAGCCTGGTATGATAATGAGTGGGGTTATGTTTTAAGAATGTTAGAACTGATTCTTCAATGA
- a CDS encoding thiamine phosphate synthase, which yields MKPIITPTFFINSLSVLKDRLELYEGIEGITRIQLDPADESFTANPTLSVETMVKQPTTLKRDVHLMVEEPIDWLEICRQEGVNMVIGHIENMSSQEEFIKEARRLSLKVGLAVDLETDFNELEWLVAKEADLILVMTVRAGQEQQKFSAAALERVKLLRKKGFIKEICVDGGVNEVTIKDCVRAGADVLAIGSALWKAANVKQQLGKLMGLAYEI from the coding sequence ATGAAACCGATAATTACACCAACATTTTTTATTAATAGCCTGTCTGTTTTGAAGGATAGGTTGGAGTTATATGAGGGAATAGAGGGGATAACCAGAATTCAGCTGGACCCGGCAGACGAATCGTTTACGGCCAACCCCACCTTAAGCGTGGAAACGATGGTGAAACAACCAACAACTTTAAAAAGAGACGTTCACTTAATGGTGGAGGAGCCGATTGACTGGTTGGAAATTTGCCGGCAAGAAGGGGTGAATATGGTCATTGGCCACATCGAAAATATGAGCAGCCAGGAAGAGTTTATTAAGGAAGCCCGAAGGTTAAGTTTAAAAGTTGGTTTGGCCGTTGATCTGGAAACAGATTTTAATGAGCTGGAATGGCTTGTCGCCAAAGAAGCGGACTTAATTTTAGTAATGACAGTACGGGCCGGGCAGGAACAGCAAAAATTTAGTGCGGCAGCCCTAGAGAGAGTTAAGCTTTTAAGAAAAAAAGGCTTTATTAAAGAGATTTGTGTTGACGGCGGAGTGAATGAAGTGACAATTAAAGACTGTGTCAGGGCCGGAGCTGATGTTTTAGCGATTGGGAGTGCTTTGTGGAAAGCAGCCAATGTTAAGCAACAACTGGGGAAATTAATGGGGTTAGCTTATGAAATTTGA
- a CDS encoding carbohydrate kinase family protein has translation MKFDVVTFGSSFVDVYLTAKDFKVSGGKLAMEYGGKLAVDKMVMTTGGGATNTAAGFERLGLQTACVTCLGKDHWGLFIRKELKKEGVSQLYIQQVNEPTSYSTILVGEDGGRTVLVYRGASNYLSWQKVEWEHLNPDWFYVSSLGGEFNLLTKIVRAGQEKRIKVALNPGMSEINSPERLKQFLPHVEVLILNLEEAAKLTQHEPDNKTEILKDVVKLGARLVAVTEGRKGATLLEGKKKVVLEAVKARVVQESGAGDAFGCGLVTGLIKFTSLEKALKLGLANGASVVEHFGPKEGLLFEPEVEEWLKK, from the coding sequence ATGAAATTTGACGTGGTGACATTCGGCAGCAGTTTTGTGGATGTTTATTTAACGGCCAAAGATTTTAAAGTGAGCGGGGGAAAGTTAGCCATGGAATATGGCGGAAAATTAGCAGTGGATAAAATGGTGATGACGACCGGCGGGGGGGCAACCAATACGGCGGCGGGATTTGAAAGGTTGGGGCTGCAAACTGCCTGTGTGACCTGTTTAGGTAAAGACCATTGGGGCTTGTTTATCAGAAAAGAATTGAAGAAAGAAGGAGTGTCACAGTTATATATTCAACAAGTGAACGAGCCGACCAGCTACTCAACAATTTTAGTGGGGGAAGACGGCGGGAGAACGGTTTTGGTTTATCGGGGGGCGAGTAATTATTTATCCTGGCAGAAAGTGGAATGGGAACATCTTAATCCGGATTGGTTTTACGTCTCCAGCCTAGGAGGAGAATTTAATTTATTAACCAAGATTGTCCGGGCCGGGCAGGAAAAAAGAATTAAAGTGGCTTTAAATCCGGGAATGAGTGAGATTAACTCCCCGGAAAGATTAAAACAATTTTTGCCCCATGTGGAGGTGTTAATTCTAAATCTTGAAGAGGCGGCCAAATTAACCCAGCATGAGCCAGACAATAAAACAGAAATTTTAAAAGATGTGGTTAAGCTGGGGGCAAGGTTGGTGGCGGTGACCGAAGGTAGAAAAGGGGCGACTTTACTGGAAGGGAAAAAGAAAGTGGTTTTAGAGGCAGTTAAAGCCAGGGTGGTGCAAGAAAGCGGGGCAGGGGATGCGTTTGGCTGCGGATTAGTGACAGGACTAATTAAATTTACCAGCTTAGAAAAAGCCCTGAAATTGGGATTAGCGAATGGGGCGTCAGTGGTGGAGCATTTCGGGCCAAAAGAGGGCCTGTTATTTGAGCCGGAAGTTGAGGAGTGGCTGAAGAAATGA
- a CDS encoding class A beta-lactamase-related serine hydrolase, with protein sequence MRRLDQDLREKDYSGEGETEIKKRRPRKTIGEEGSRKQTLIVLAITIGLGLFFYLPTQFKLIKFNWLPKLNFGGSEVITIEKTKTESSPPAEIKTIKTTKEETLNLIKNLLADKAGDWAIYAEDVKKKENIKINQDEVMEAASVIKLPVLTAYYKAVDEKKIDPAKIYSMQDRDRLIYGTGSLQGQPTGAEFSYQQIADLVGKESDNMGAQLLINFLGGAGVVQKTVNGWGLQNTLINDDKSTVKDMANLWGQIYAGKLLKAASKQKLLESLTDTILETRITAGVPGGIKVRHKFGSEIGTVNDCGVVEATNPYVICIFSNNANDGEAETLMPQISQAVWKWLGK encoded by the coding sequence ATGAGAAGACTTGACCAAGATTTAAGAGAGAAAGATTATAGTGGAGAAGGAGAAACGGAAATAAAGAAGCGGCGGCCGAGAAAGACGATTGGAGAGGAAGGGTCCAGAAAACAGACTTTAATTGTGTTGGCAATTACGATTGGGTTGGGCCTGTTTTTTTATTTACCCACTCAGTTTAAATTGATTAAATTTAATTGGCTGCCAAAACTTAATTTCGGCGGGAGTGAAGTAATCACGATTGAAAAAACAAAAACGGAGAGCAGCCCTCCGGCAGAAATAAAGACTATTAAGACCACCAAAGAGGAAACCTTAAATTTAATTAAAAATTTATTGGCAGATAAAGCGGGGGATTGGGCAATTTACGCCGAAGATGTAAAGAAAAAGGAAAATATAAAGATTAATCAAGACGAGGTAATGGAGGCGGCGTCGGTAATTAAACTGCCGGTTTTGACAGCGTATTACAAGGCGGTGGATGAGAAAAAAATTGATCCGGCCAAGATTTATTCAATGCAAGACAGGGATCGATTAATCTATGGGACCGGGAGTCTACAGGGGCAGCCGACAGGAGCAGAATTTAGTTATCAGCAAATAGCCGATTTAGTCGGGAAAGAAAGCGATAATATGGGGGCGCAGTTATTAATTAATTTTTTAGGGGGGGCAGGGGTAGTCCAGAAAACAGTTAACGGCTGGGGTTTACAAAATACCTTAATTAATGATGATAAATCAACGGTAAAAGACATGGCTAATTTATGGGGACAAATCTATGCGGGTAAATTATTAAAAGCAGCATCAAAACAAAAATTACTGGAGAGCTTAACTGATACAATTTTGGAAACCAGAATTACCGCCGGGGTGCCTGGGGGGATAAAAGTCCGCCATAAATTCGGGAGCGAAATCGGAACGGTGAACGATTGCGGAGTGGTGGAGGCTACCAATCCTTATGTGATTTGTATTTTTTCTAATAACGCGAATGACGGTGAGGCCGAAACATTAATGCCGCAAATTTCGCAGGCGGTGTGGAAGTGGTTGGGTAAGTAG